In a single window of the Elaeis guineensis isolate ETL-2024a chromosome 8, EG11, whole genome shotgun sequence genome:
- the LOC105050482 gene encoding protein EMSY-LIKE 3 isoform X1 → MEYDPSDSSGTDDDLPPSHQNRGARAGRVTGNGRTIIAAFSYPRVQNDMETQIHLLEQEAYSSVLRAFKAQSDAITWEKESLITELRKELRVSDEEHRELLSRVNADDIIRRIREWRASGHQTGLLNSAQAAHDPVPSPTVSASRKRQKTSQPVPSLSLGAPSPGLHAQPVATSMQPSSAASKRGTAAGARGKKPKSGQTLPGVSSMKSMPYPSTGPSGRGQVANRSSTGAVAEAPPFDPLIGRKVMTRWPEDNNFYEAVITDHNPVEGLHALVYDIGTKNETWEWVNLKEISPEDIRWEGEDPGINHQPGRVAPGRGAKKSTGRGGAIPGAGRGRGTLKNQSKKDFAPSQNGIGKKRTDDIEILHTDTLIKEVERVFGASHPDPFEIEKAKKALKEHEQSLIDAIARLADGSEGDSEEGGHRYLHGLSMDRDQGWRNQQYAGNQHGANYVDMAGEGREGSDGDHMVGDGVASDYRHDGDDDDI, encoded by the exons ATGGAGTATGATCCCTCCGATAGCAGCG GGACTGATGATGACCTTCCACCATCACATCAGAACAGGGGTGCAAGAGCAGGGCGTGTCACTGGAAATGGAAGAACTATCATTGCTGCTTTTTCATACCCCAGGGTACAGAATGATATGGAGACTCAAATACACCTGCTTGAGCAAGAAGCATACAGTTCAGTTCTTCGAGCATTTAAGGCTCAGTCGGATGCCATTACTTGG GAGAAGGAAAGTCTTATAACTGAACTGAGAAAGGAACTGAGAGTATCTGATGAGGAACACAGAGAACTGTTAAGCAGGGTTAATGCCGATGACATTATTAGGAGAATCAG GGAATGGAGGGCAAGTGGACACCAAACTGGCTTGCTTAATAGTGCTCAAGCCGCACATGATCCAGTACCCAGCCCCACTGTTTCAGCTTCTCGCAAGAGACAGAAAACATCTCAGCCTGTGCCCTCTCTATCTTTGGGTGCACCATCTCCTGGACTTCATGCACAACCAGTTGCCACTTCCATGCAGCCATCATCAGCAGCGTCAAAACGGGGAACTGCAGCAGGAGCAAGGGGCAAGAAGCCTAAATCA GGCCAGACATTGCCAGGTGTATCTTCAATGAAGTCCATGCCATATCCTTCCACTGGTCCGAGTGGAAGGGGACAAGTTGCAAACAGGAGTTCTACAGGTGCTGTTGCAGAAGCACCACCATTCGATCCACTAATCGGACGGAAAGTCATGACAAGATGGCCTGAAGATAATAACTTCTATGAGGCTGTAATAACTGATCACAATCCAGTTGAG GGTCTCCATGCTCTGGTTTATGATATAGGAACAAAGAATGAGACATGGGAATGGGTTAATCTCAAAGAG ATTTCACCTGAAGATATTAGATGGGAAGGTGAGGATCCAGGCATCAATCATCAGCCAGGTCGGGTTGCACCAGGTCGTGGGGCTAAAAAGTCTACAGGCCGTGGTGGTGCCATTCCAGGTGCAGGAAGGGGAAGAGGAACCTTGAAGAATCAGTCCAAGAAAGATTTTGCCCCATCGCAGAATGGCATTGGGAAGAAACGCACTGATGACATTGAAATACTTCATACAGACACTCTAATAAAGGAG GTGGAGAGGGTCTTTGGTGCAAGTCATCCTGATCCCTTTGAGATCGAAAAGGCAAAGAAAGCGTTGAAA GAACATGAACAATCACTAATCGATGCAATTGCAAGGCTTGCTGATGGCTCTGAGGGTGATAGTG AAGAGGGAGGCCATCGGTACTTGCATGGGCTATCCATGGACCGAGATCAAGGATGGAGGAACCAGCAATATGCTGGGAACCAACATGGAGCAAACTATGTGGACATGGCAGGTGAAGGTAGAGAAGGTTCTGATGGTGACCACATGGTTGGGGATGGTGTTGCATCAGACTATCGGCATGATGGTGACGACGATGACATTTAA
- the LOC105050482 gene encoding protein EMSY-LIKE 3 isoform X2, which produces MEYDPSDSSGTDDDLPPSHQNRGARAGRVTGNGRTIIAAFSYPRVQNDMETQIHLLEQEAYSSVLRAFKAQSDAITWEKESLITELRKELRVSDEEHRELLSRVNADDIIRRIREWRASGHQTGLLNSAQAAHDPVPSPTVSASRKRQKTSQPVPSLSLGAPSPGLHAQPVATSMQPSSAASKRGTAAGARGKKPKSGQTLPGVSSMKSMPYPSTGPSGRGQVANRSSTGAVAEAPPFDPLIGRKVMTRWPEDNNFYEAVITDHNPVEISPEDIRWEGEDPGINHQPGRVAPGRGAKKSTGRGGAIPGAGRGRGTLKNQSKKDFAPSQNGIGKKRTDDIEILHTDTLIKEVERVFGASHPDPFEIEKAKKALKEHEQSLIDAIARLADGSEGDSEEGGHRYLHGLSMDRDQGWRNQQYAGNQHGANYVDMAGEGREGSDGDHMVGDGVASDYRHDGDDDDI; this is translated from the exons ATGGAGTATGATCCCTCCGATAGCAGCG GGACTGATGATGACCTTCCACCATCACATCAGAACAGGGGTGCAAGAGCAGGGCGTGTCACTGGAAATGGAAGAACTATCATTGCTGCTTTTTCATACCCCAGGGTACAGAATGATATGGAGACTCAAATACACCTGCTTGAGCAAGAAGCATACAGTTCAGTTCTTCGAGCATTTAAGGCTCAGTCGGATGCCATTACTTGG GAGAAGGAAAGTCTTATAACTGAACTGAGAAAGGAACTGAGAGTATCTGATGAGGAACACAGAGAACTGTTAAGCAGGGTTAATGCCGATGACATTATTAGGAGAATCAG GGAATGGAGGGCAAGTGGACACCAAACTGGCTTGCTTAATAGTGCTCAAGCCGCACATGATCCAGTACCCAGCCCCACTGTTTCAGCTTCTCGCAAGAGACAGAAAACATCTCAGCCTGTGCCCTCTCTATCTTTGGGTGCACCATCTCCTGGACTTCATGCACAACCAGTTGCCACTTCCATGCAGCCATCATCAGCAGCGTCAAAACGGGGAACTGCAGCAGGAGCAAGGGGCAAGAAGCCTAAATCA GGCCAGACATTGCCAGGTGTATCTTCAATGAAGTCCATGCCATATCCTTCCACTGGTCCGAGTGGAAGGGGACAAGTTGCAAACAGGAGTTCTACAGGTGCTGTTGCAGAAGCACCACCATTCGATCCACTAATCGGACGGAAAGTCATGACAAGATGGCCTGAAGATAATAACTTCTATGAGGCTGTAATAACTGATCACAATCCAGTTGAG ATTTCACCTGAAGATATTAGATGGGAAGGTGAGGATCCAGGCATCAATCATCAGCCAGGTCGGGTTGCACCAGGTCGTGGGGCTAAAAAGTCTACAGGCCGTGGTGGTGCCATTCCAGGTGCAGGAAGGGGAAGAGGAACCTTGAAGAATCAGTCCAAGAAAGATTTTGCCCCATCGCAGAATGGCATTGGGAAGAAACGCACTGATGACATTGAAATACTTCATACAGACACTCTAATAAAGGAG GTGGAGAGGGTCTTTGGTGCAAGTCATCCTGATCCCTTTGAGATCGAAAAGGCAAAGAAAGCGTTGAAA GAACATGAACAATCACTAATCGATGCAATTGCAAGGCTTGCTGATGGCTCTGAGGGTGATAGTG AAGAGGGAGGCCATCGGTACTTGCATGGGCTATCCATGGACCGAGATCAAGGATGGAGGAACCAGCAATATGCTGGGAACCAACATGGAGCAAACTATGTGGACATGGCAGGTGAAGGTAGAGAAGGTTCTGATGGTGACCACATGGTTGGGGATGGTGTTGCATCAGACTATCGGCATGATGGTGACGACGATGACATTTAA
- the LOC105050482 gene encoding protein EMSY-LIKE 3 isoform X3, with the protein MEYDPSDSSGTDDDLPPSHQNRGARAGRVTGNGRTIIAAFSYPRVQNDMETQIHLLEQEAYSSVLRAFKAQSDAITWEKESLITELRKELRVSDEEHRELLSRVNADDIIRRIREWRASGHQTGLLNSAQAAHDPVPSPTVSASRKRQKTSQPVPSLSLGAPSPGLHAQPVATSMQPSSAASKRGTAAGARGKKPKSGQTLPGVSSMKSMPYPSTGPSGRGQVANRSSTGAVAEAPPFDPLIGRKVMTRWPEDNNFYEAVITDHNPVEGLHALVYDIGTKNETWEWVNLKEISPEDIRWEGEDPGINHQPGRVAPGRGAKKSTGRGGAIPGAGRGRGTLKNQSKKDFAPSQNGIGKKRTDDIEILHTDTLIKEVERVFGASHPDPFEIEKAKKALKKREAIGTCMGYPWTEIKDGGTSNMLGTNMEQTMWTWQVKVEKVLMVTTWLGMVLHQTIGMMVTTMTFNLWSTNLKLTSREAPCSVKCGH; encoded by the exons ATGGAGTATGATCCCTCCGATAGCAGCG GGACTGATGATGACCTTCCACCATCACATCAGAACAGGGGTGCAAGAGCAGGGCGTGTCACTGGAAATGGAAGAACTATCATTGCTGCTTTTTCATACCCCAGGGTACAGAATGATATGGAGACTCAAATACACCTGCTTGAGCAAGAAGCATACAGTTCAGTTCTTCGAGCATTTAAGGCTCAGTCGGATGCCATTACTTGG GAGAAGGAAAGTCTTATAACTGAACTGAGAAAGGAACTGAGAGTATCTGATGAGGAACACAGAGAACTGTTAAGCAGGGTTAATGCCGATGACATTATTAGGAGAATCAG GGAATGGAGGGCAAGTGGACACCAAACTGGCTTGCTTAATAGTGCTCAAGCCGCACATGATCCAGTACCCAGCCCCACTGTTTCAGCTTCTCGCAAGAGACAGAAAACATCTCAGCCTGTGCCCTCTCTATCTTTGGGTGCACCATCTCCTGGACTTCATGCACAACCAGTTGCCACTTCCATGCAGCCATCATCAGCAGCGTCAAAACGGGGAACTGCAGCAGGAGCAAGGGGCAAGAAGCCTAAATCA GGCCAGACATTGCCAGGTGTATCTTCAATGAAGTCCATGCCATATCCTTCCACTGGTCCGAGTGGAAGGGGACAAGTTGCAAACAGGAGTTCTACAGGTGCTGTTGCAGAAGCACCACCATTCGATCCACTAATCGGACGGAAAGTCATGACAAGATGGCCTGAAGATAATAACTTCTATGAGGCTGTAATAACTGATCACAATCCAGTTGAG GGTCTCCATGCTCTGGTTTATGATATAGGAACAAAGAATGAGACATGGGAATGGGTTAATCTCAAAGAG ATTTCACCTGAAGATATTAGATGGGAAGGTGAGGATCCAGGCATCAATCATCAGCCAGGTCGGGTTGCACCAGGTCGTGGGGCTAAAAAGTCTACAGGCCGTGGTGGTGCCATTCCAGGTGCAGGAAGGGGAAGAGGAACCTTGAAGAATCAGTCCAAGAAAGATTTTGCCCCATCGCAGAATGGCATTGGGAAGAAACGCACTGATGACATTGAAATACTTCATACAGACACTCTAATAAAGGAG GTGGAGAGGGTCTTTGGTGCAAGTCATCCTGATCCCTTTGAGATCGAAAAGGCAAAGAAAGCGTTGAAA AAGAGGGAGGCCATCGGTACTTGCATGGGCTATCCATGGACCGAGATCAAGGATGGAGGAACCAGCAATATGCTGGGAACCAACATGGAGCAAACTATGTGGACATGGCAGGTGAAGGTAGAGAAGGTTCTGATGGTGACCACATGGTTGGGGATGGTGTTGCATCAGACTATCGGCATGATGGTGACGACGATGACATTTAACTTGTGGTCAACCAACCTTAAATTGACATCCAGGGAAGCCCCATGCTCTGTAAAATGCGGTCACTAA